The following is a genomic window from Zalophus californianus isolate mZalCal1 chromosome 10, mZalCal1.pri.v2, whole genome shotgun sequence.
GGCCTCCTTCTTGCCCCAGCGTCACCACTGGGACACTCTCCACCAAGGAAATGTCCCTGGCCTCTGCATCTGAGTGGCCAGTGTCCCAGGCCACCCTGCTAGGCATCCACCTTCAGACCCGGACCTGCCTCCTGTGGACTGCCCCCCGCCCAGGGGAGGGAATAGAACGGGGGGCTTTCCATCAAGGGGGGTAGAAccaggagaggtggggaggcaggtgTGGGTGGGAGCTAGTCCCCGTGTTCCAGCACACTGCTGGTGGACAGGGACCCCTGGGCCTGCCTCCAGCCCCCGTGTCTGGCCAGGGCAGCCCTGATGTCAGATTCTCGCTGGAGGCTGCTCCCGCTATGGTTAAGCGGTGCCCCCACATTCTGTGGCCCAGGGCTGTTTGTCCGGCGTAGCCTCCACTGGCTCCCAGCCAGCCCCTGCAGCCACGATAGGCATCGGGTGGCCTTCACAGctcactgcctccctccctgcacgGCCACACTCGGCCCTTCCCAtaggcggggggcagggggcaggcagggaggggtgcCCGCGGGACCCTTGGACCCAGCTAATGGCTTCTCTCCCCGGGAGCTGGCCATACCTCTGTACCCACCCAGGAATGGCCCCAGGGAGGGCAGTTCCGGCCTGTGCCTGGCTCCCCGAGCTGGACCAGCCGGGCTGGGGCCAGTCGGAGCAGGACCTACAGCTGCCCCATTAACTGTGCTCGGCAGCAGATAGCATCGGCCATCCGCCCCACCATGGGGCATTAAGAGGCCAAGTCCAGAGCTGGGGTGTGGGCCAACCAGGTGGGAAGCACTATGGGTCACAGACAGGCGCTGACCCCTCCCTTCCAGGGGCTTCCTGGAGAGTCCCCAGGTCCTGCGTCCGAGGGAGACCCGCTCCTCCTTGGCCCTCTCTTGGCACCCCCATGTGTCTACTGCACCCAGATTTCTTATCACCACCAGGCAGACGTGAGCTTAGGGGGCATCAACCCAGTTTCACAGGTGTAGAAACAGGACCCAACCCTGCCAGTTCTGAGGGGTAGGATAAACCCCTTGGAGATTCCCCACCCCAGACTCTGGTGAGTGATGCAGCCTACACGTAAGGGGTGCAACCCCTTCCCCAAGGGCCTGACCCTGCGGTCCTACTGGAGGAGTGTGGGTGAGGTGGACTCACACGGATGTTAGTTCAGTGCCTCCTGAATTCATGAATTGCATTATGGCAGGTTTTGGAGGGGTGTGGGCGCCTCCCTGGAGAGGGGTGGGCTGAGCTGACCATGAGTGGCATCCGGATATGCAGGGGCAGTGGGAAGAATGTCCCAGAGGCCAGTGCAAAGGACCCGAGGCAGGAATGTGGCAGCACTGGGGTGCCCCTAGGGGGTTTAGCAGCTGAGTGATGACGCCACACAGCTTCCCTGGGCTACTGCTCAAACGTGTTCTTGGCCCGcatcccacctgcccctcccacttgccCGTGCCCGCTGCGTCAAGGTGGCCCCTCCCTCAGGCTGGTTTCTAACAACAGAGGCTGTTGCTGCCGGAGCAAGGCCCCGGGAGGCTAGCCCCAGGTAGGAGACGCCCCCCACAACCTCTCTGCTCAGAGAGCCCCTCTCCCTAACCCTTCAGAGGTTGGAAGTTTCCAGGGGCTTTGTGGGGGCAATGGGCAGAGCCTTGGGCTGCCCCCCAGGAAGGGTCACTTTCCTTgcctgaaggaaggaagggttcCCTGGGCAGATGAGTTTGAGAAATACCGCCCATCTGTCACCATCCCCCtctaccccctgcccccccccacacacacacacctcggGACCTCCCAATGCCTGGGAGCTCATGCAGGCCTCAGAGAAAAACCCGTAGCCACCTTCACAGGTCCCATGTTCCCCAGACTTGTGTTCCAGGGGCCACATGAGGAAAAATGGGACCTAGACACATGGCTGGTTGCTGGGCTTGCAGACCAGGCCAGCACTCAGGACCTGGTGACACTAGGCTTAAAGCCAGccgctccctgcccccacacggtgcctcagtttcctcctgtatAAAACAGGAGAACGCCAGCACCCccgggagggagcagggggagaagggtcACCACTGCTTGGCCCCTAGTGGGCATTATTTCTCTTGCAGCGCGGCACTGGGCCCAGCTGCAGGACCTCGGCTCAGAGGAGCTGAGACTGTGATCCCTAGCCACCCACCTGTCTGTCCTCTGGCCTCCTGGGCCTTCCCGACCCACTGGCAGGCCGCCCCCCAGGGCCTGCTCTGCGAGCTGGACCCACCCGGAGACCCCGCTCACTCCTGCCGGCCCCGGCTGCTTGGGCGGATCCCAGTGCCCGTGGGGGCTGCAGGAGGACCCCGGGGTCTGCACTGCTCCCGGGATGGCCTGCTTTTCCTGACGGCTGGGGCTGCACCCTGCGTCCATGTGCTGGACCTCGAGGGACGATCCATCTGCCATCTGCCCTGCCACCGGCCAGGGGCTGGAGCCTTCGTGCCAGAGGATGTGGCTGTGACAGCTGCTGGGCTCGTGGTGGTCAGCGACCTTGTCCGTGGGGCTGTGTACGCGCTTCGGCACACTGCCCGAGACCCCCAAGGCCGCTGGGTCACGGTGGGCACCTTCCTGGCCCCCCGGGGGCTGGCTGTGGATGCCACCGGCCACCTCCTGGTGACGGATTATGTGCCTGGGGCCGTGCACAGCTTCGCGCTGAGCCCTGCCCTGGAGCCACAGGCCCGAGCCTCCATGCTGGGTCTGGAGGGCCCCTGCTGGGTGGGCCCGGGCCCCGACGGCGGCCTCACCGTGAGTGAGGAGTTTGGGGATGTGCGGCTGTTCGGCAGTGCCCGCCAGCCCCTGGGCTCCCTGGGGGGCCTGACGGGGCACACCTTTGGCAACCCGGCGGGCATATGCACTGACGTGGAAGGCAGCGTGATTGTGGCGGATGAGCAGCAGGGCCACGTGACCCTGTTTCCTCGGGTCGGCGCGCCCATCTGCCTGGTGTCCGAGGGGCTGAGGAGGCCCTTGGGAGTGGCCTGTGCGCCTCAGGGCCAGCTCGTGGTGGCAGATGCGGGTGACGGCGACATCAAGTTGTACCAGTACCGCTCGCAGTGGGCCTGACCCGAGGGCTCAGATGGGAGCAGCCCCTCACGGGGTGTGGGTgagcccccagggccccagcccaCTACGGGAGGAACACTGGAGGTTGGTGGGGCCTCCAGGACTGCTGGCCACGCCTCCCCGACCTTGTGTGTTTGCAGGGCTCCCGCTGGGCCAGGTCCTGGGTTGCCTCCTACCTTCCTCTTGGAGATGATTCAGACTTCGTTCGCTGCCATAAACCAGCCACCTCCCAGCCTCCAAAGTTGGGCCCTCTGCACACCCCAGTTTAGGCTGCCCGAGCACTCATGGCCCCCATTTCCACTCAGGCCCTGGCCCTGCTGGGTCAGGGCCCAGGAGGCCTGAGCTTTGGGCCCAGCCCCTGAAGCCTGCAGACCTTGTGCTGGGCAGCTACCAGTGTTCACCCAGGCAGGCTCTTgggccaggtgccccagccccaggctcctaATCAGACAGAAGCAGGCAAGGAGGGTgcggctgggctgggcagggcaggggtgcagCCCTTCACTGTCCCCATCTTCAGACGCACCCCAGGTGCCGAACCTCCTGCTGCTTCTCTGGGCCTGAGGTAAGGCAACGCAAAACAGGGGCCGCCCCAGAGGCACCCTGGGGTGGCACATGGCTGGGAGGGGAGCCTCCATACTCCTGGTCCACTTCTCCCGTGTGAGATCGTCCCTCAGGCTGAACCTGCATTTTCTCCTCGGCAAACCAGGAGCAAAGGGCTCCAAGCTCATGGGTGATGCATGCTGGGAAGGTTCCAGGCGGTGGACCAGCCAGGAGAGCCTTCCTATGAGGAAGGACTCCTGTTACCGAAGAACCATGGGCAAATGAGGCCCAAAAGAGGTGGAGGTGTGAGGGTAGGACTCTGCATTTGGGGCCTAGCCAGGCCCCTAGTTCCAGAGAGGGGTCTCAGTGGGAAGGGGACAGCGCCTGATCACCAGGACATTGCCTCTGACAAGGTCCCCTTCATATGTACCAGCccgtgtggggggggggcgggatttCAGTGGTCAGTGTAAGGAAGCATGACCACTACGTGCTCAATAAATTCTACTTGTTGCTACTGGTGTCAGGGATATTGCTCCCCGGAGCAGGAGGGGCTAGGGACCCCTCTGATGACCAAACCAGAGGGCTGCCGCCTCTGGGCTGGCCCACTGGGGCCCAGCTTTCCTAGTCCACTGGGCCCTAAGGGGCCCTCTGGGCGCCCCTTGGCAGAGACCGTTGTTGGAGGGGGCCGGTCTGGAGCTGGGAAGGCAGCTCCTTCCGGAACGCCACACAGGGCTTGGGGGTTCTTTCACCAGTGGAAGGTGAGGTTGGGGACCCTCAAAAGCCAGGTCCACCGGGTCcctcagatgaggaaatggggggtgggggaggtttgGCAGCTGTGAGAAGATGGGGGACTGGAAGGCAGGGGTGTTGGGGACACTGCAGGTGTGCTGGAGGGGGTACAAGGACGCTGGGGGGGGCAAGGACCCTGGGGGTGAGGAACAAGGACACTGTTGGGGAATAAGGACGCTGGGGGGGGGGCAAGGACACTGCTGGTGGGGAGgacactggggtgggggagaaggacaCTGGGGGGCAAGGACACTGAGGGTGGGGGACAAGGACGCTGCTGGGGGACAAGGCCGCTGCGCACGCCGGCCGCAGACTCCGGAGACTGGAACGTTGCCGGCCGCAGACTCCGGGGACTGGAACGTTGCCGGCCGCAGACTCCGGGGACTGGAACGTTGCCGGCCGCAGACTCCGGGGACTGGAACGTTGCCGGCCGCAGACTCCGGGGACTGGAACGTTGCGCGCGCGGAACGCTCGGGCGGGGTCCGCGGGCAAGCTCGGGCGCCTTTGGGGGCCGGACCGTCGCGCGGCAACGCTGGGAGCCGGCGGAAATGGGGCTCGTGTCCCGCGGCGCGGccgcggcgggggtgggggcggcgagCGCTGTAGTCCGCCCGGGCCCGCCCCACGCggtcccccaccccatcccgaCCCCGCCGCCCGAGGGCGCGGCCCTGGGGAGCAGCCGGTGAGCATtcgtgcgggggagggggccgggccgGCGTCTGTGCGCTGTGACCTTGGGGCGTCGCCCctcccgccccggcccccggGCTGTGGGCCCCCCGACTCCCGCGGCGGGGCGGGACCGGGCGCCGGGCGCGGGCCAGGCGGCGGAAGGGGCCCCGAGGCTCCTCCCAGGGGCGGCGCggcacagcccccccccccgccccgcctctggagcctctgtttcctcttctgtgaaatgggggcgCAGCCGGTCGCGGGGCGGGCCTGAGACAGCAGGGCCCCGGAGGCGGGCTTGGGTGGGTGGTCTGCGGCCGTGCCGCCGCGTCCCAGTGACACCCCCAGCCGGCCCCCGCGGTGGACCCTGGGGAAGGGCGTTCAGGGCCAGCAGTGTCCGCAGAACATAGGGCACAAAACAACGGTAGGGACGCCTGGCCGGCTCCGCAGGGGGAGCGTGCacgcttgatctcggggtggtgggtTCTAGCCTCCGGTTGGGGGTTGTAGATTCACCGCCATTCTTCTGAGATGACGGGGAGAAAGCACTGTTTACCCAACgccagacaaaaacaaacaacatggGGTAATAGGAGTTTCTGGGAGCTCTGGAGTAGCTTCCAGAGGCGGGATTCAGCCGCGGAGCTGTCCCTGGCCAGCCATGACTGGGCTCTTCCCCACAGTCAGTTCATGCAGAG
Proteins encoded in this region:
- the NHLRC4 gene encoding NHL-repeat-containing protein 4, with the protein product MLGLEGPCWVGPGPDGGLTVSEEFGDVRLFGSARQPLGSLGGLTGHTFGNPAGICTDVEGSVIVADEQQGHVTLFPRVGAPICLVSEGLRRPLGVACAPQGQLVVADAGDGDIKLYQYRSQWA